The Apodemus sylvaticus chromosome 22, mApoSyl1.1, whole genome shotgun sequence genome includes a region encoding these proteins:
- the Ttyh3 gene encoding protein tweety homolog 3 isoform X1 → MAGVSYAAPWWVSLLHRLPHFDLRWEATSSQFRPEDADYQQALLLLGAAALACLALDLLFLLFYSFWLCCRRRKTDEHLDADCCCTAWCVIIATLVCSAGIAVGFYGNGETSDGVHRATYSLRHANRTVAGVQDRVWDTAAALNRTAEPNLQSLERQLAGRQEPLRAVQRLQTLLGTLLGYTAAIPFWRNPGVSLEVLAEQVDLYDWYRWLGYLGLLLLDVIICLLVLVGLIRSSKGILVGVCLLGVLALVISWGALGLEVAVSVGSSDFCVDPDTFVTKMVEEHSVLSGDILQYYLACSPRATNPFQQKLSGSHKALVEMQDVVAELLRSVPREHPATKDPLLRVQEVLNGTEVNLQHLTALVDCRSLHLDYVQALTGFCYDGVEGLIYLALFSFVTALMFSSIVCSIPHTWQQKRGSDEDGEEETAAGPRQAHDSLYRVHMPSLYSCGSSYGSEASIPAAAHTVSNAPVTEYMSQNANFQNPRCENTPLIGRESPPPSRYLAALDSGSHAGWQFKPMDSARTLW, encoded by the exons GCCTTGCTGCTGCTGGGAGCCGCTGCCCTGGCCTGCCTGGCCCTAgacctcctcttcctgctcttctatTCCTTCTGGCTGTGCTGCCGGCGGAGGAAGACAGATGAGCACCTTGACGCAGACTGTTGCTGCACCGCCTGGTGCGTCATCATCGCCACGCTGGTCTGCAG CGCTGGCATCGCAGTGGGATTCTACGGCAACGGGGAGACCAGCGATGGCGTTCATAGGGCTACCTACTCACTCCGCCATGCCAACCGCACAGTCGCAGGGGTCCAGGACCGC GTGTGGGACACGGCTGCAGCCCTGAACCGCACAGCGGAGCCCAACCTGCAGAGCCTGGAGAGGCAGCTGGCCGGGCGGCAGGAGCCGCTGAGGGCTGTGCAGCGGCTGCAGACCCTCCTGGGGACACTGCTGGGCTACACCGCTGCCATCCCCTTTTGGAGGAACCCCGGAGTATCGCTGGAGGTGCTAGCTGAACAGGTGGACCTCTATGACTGGTACAG GTGGCTGGGGTACCTGGGCCTGCTACTGCTCGATGTTATCATCTGTCTTCTGGTGCTGGTGGGCCTCATCCGAAGCTCCAAGGGTATCTTGGTTGG GGTCTGCTTGCTGGGTGTCTTGGCCCTGGTCATCAGCTGGGGTGCGCTGGGCTTGGAGGTGGCCGTGTCTGTG GGTTCCAGTGACTTCTGCGTAGACCCTGACACCTTTGTAACCAAGATGGTGGAGGAGCACTCGGTACTGAGTGGGG ACATTTTGCAGTACTACTTGGCTTGCTCGCCCCGGGCCACCAACCCCTTCCAACAG AAGCTGTCGGGCAGCCACAAGGCTCTGGTGGAGATGCAAGATGTCGTCGCTGAGCTGCTGCGGAGTGTCCCCCGGGAGCACCCAGCCACTAAG GATCCCTTGCTCCGAGTCCAGGAGGTGCTAAATGGCACGGAAGTGAATCTCCAGCATCTCACCGCCCTGGTCGACTGCCGCAGCTTGCACCTG GACTACGTGCAGGCACTGACGGGCTTCTGCTATGACGGGGTGGAGGGCCTCATCTACCTGGCCCTCTTTTCCTTTGTCACGGCCCTTATGTTCAGCTCCATCGTCTGCAGCATCCCACACACCTGGCAACAGAAGAG AGGCTCAGATGAGGATGGGGAAGAAGAGACGGCAGCAGGGCCACGGCAGGCGCACGACAGCCTTTACCGAGTGCACATGCCCAGTTTGTACAGCTGCGGGAGCAGCTACGGCAGCGAGGCCAGCATCCCAGCCGCCGCCCACACCGTCAGCAATGCCCCGGTCACAGAGTACAT GAGCCAGAATGCCAATTTCCAGAATCCCCGCTGTGAGAACACCCCCCTCATTGGGCGCGAGTCCCCACCGCCCTCA CGCTACCTGGCTGCCCTGGACTCTGGCAGCCATGCGGGCTGGCAATTTAAACCCATGGACAGCGCCCGAACACTGTGGTAG
- the Ttyh3 gene encoding protein tweety homolog 3 isoform X2 has protein sequence MAGVSYAAPWWVSLLHRLPHFDLRWEATSSQFRPEDADYQQALLLLGAAALACLALDLLFLLFYSFWLCCRRRKTDEHLDADCCCTAWCVIIATLVCSAGIAVGFYGNGETSDGVHRATYSLRHANRTVAGVQDRVWDTAAALNRTAEPNLQSLERQLAGRQEPLRAVQRLQTLLGTLLGYTAAIPFWRNPGVSLEVLAEQVDLYDWYRWLGYLGLLLLDVIICLLVLVGLIRSSKGILVGVCLLGVLALVISWGALGLEVAVSVGSSDFCVDPDTFVTKMVEEHSVLSGDILQYYLACSPRATNPFQQKLSGSHKALVEMQDVVAELLRSVPREHPATKDPLLRVQEVLNGTEVNLQHLTALVDCRSLHLDYVQALTGFCYDGVEGLIYLALFSFVTALMFSSIVCSIPHTWQQKRGSDEDGEEETAAGPRQAHDSLYRVHMPSLYSCGSSYGSEASIPAAAHTVSNAPVTEYMSQNANFQNPRCENTPLIGRESPPPSYTSSMRAKYLATSQPRPDSSGSGH, from the exons GCCTTGCTGCTGCTGGGAGCCGCTGCCCTGGCCTGCCTGGCCCTAgacctcctcttcctgctcttctatTCCTTCTGGCTGTGCTGCCGGCGGAGGAAGACAGATGAGCACCTTGACGCAGACTGTTGCTGCACCGCCTGGTGCGTCATCATCGCCACGCTGGTCTGCAG CGCTGGCATCGCAGTGGGATTCTACGGCAACGGGGAGACCAGCGATGGCGTTCATAGGGCTACCTACTCACTCCGCCATGCCAACCGCACAGTCGCAGGGGTCCAGGACCGC GTGTGGGACACGGCTGCAGCCCTGAACCGCACAGCGGAGCCCAACCTGCAGAGCCTGGAGAGGCAGCTGGCCGGGCGGCAGGAGCCGCTGAGGGCTGTGCAGCGGCTGCAGACCCTCCTGGGGACACTGCTGGGCTACACCGCTGCCATCCCCTTTTGGAGGAACCCCGGAGTATCGCTGGAGGTGCTAGCTGAACAGGTGGACCTCTATGACTGGTACAG GTGGCTGGGGTACCTGGGCCTGCTACTGCTCGATGTTATCATCTGTCTTCTGGTGCTGGTGGGCCTCATCCGAAGCTCCAAGGGTATCTTGGTTGG GGTCTGCTTGCTGGGTGTCTTGGCCCTGGTCATCAGCTGGGGTGCGCTGGGCTTGGAGGTGGCCGTGTCTGTG GGTTCCAGTGACTTCTGCGTAGACCCTGACACCTTTGTAACCAAGATGGTGGAGGAGCACTCGGTACTGAGTGGGG ACATTTTGCAGTACTACTTGGCTTGCTCGCCCCGGGCCACCAACCCCTTCCAACAG AAGCTGTCGGGCAGCCACAAGGCTCTGGTGGAGATGCAAGATGTCGTCGCTGAGCTGCTGCGGAGTGTCCCCCGGGAGCACCCAGCCACTAAG GATCCCTTGCTCCGAGTCCAGGAGGTGCTAAATGGCACGGAAGTGAATCTCCAGCATCTCACCGCCCTGGTCGACTGCCGCAGCTTGCACCTG GACTACGTGCAGGCACTGACGGGCTTCTGCTATGACGGGGTGGAGGGCCTCATCTACCTGGCCCTCTTTTCCTTTGTCACGGCCCTTATGTTCAGCTCCATCGTCTGCAGCATCCCACACACCTGGCAACAGAAGAG AGGCTCAGATGAGGATGGGGAAGAAGAGACGGCAGCAGGGCCACGGCAGGCGCACGACAGCCTTTACCGAGTGCACATGCCCAGTTTGTACAGCTGCGGGAGCAGCTACGGCAGCGAGGCCAGCATCCCAGCCGCCGCCCACACCGTCAGCAATGCCCCGGTCACAGAGTACAT GAGCCAGAATGCCAATTTCCAGAATCCCCGCTGTGAGAACACCCCCCTCATTGGGCGCGAGTCCCCACCGCCCTCA tACACCTCCAGCATGAGAGCCAAATACCTCGCCACGAGCCAGCCTCGCCCCGACTCCAGCGGCAGCGGGCACTAG
- the Lfng gene encoding beta-1,3-N-acetylglucosaminyltransferase lunatic fringe, producing MLQRCGRRLLLALVGALLACLLVLTADPPPTPVPAERGRRALRSLAGSSAAAPGPGSRAAVDPGVLAREVHSLSEYFSLLTRARRDADPPPGVASRQGDRSPRPPAEVLSPRDVFIAVKTTRKFHRARLDLLFETWISRHKEMTFIFTDGEDEALTKLTGNVVLTNCSAAHSRQALSCKMAVEYDRFIESGKKWFCHVDDDNYVNLRALSRLLASYPHTQDVYIGKPSLDRPIQATERISEHKVRPVHFWFATGGAGFCISRALALKMGPWASGGHFMSTAERIRLPDDCTIGYIVEALLGVPLIQSGLFHSHLENLQQVPTTQLHEQVTLSYGMFENKRNAVHLKGPFSVEADPSRFRSIHCHLYPDTPWCPRTAIF from the exons ATGCTCCAGCGGTGCGGCCGGCGCCTGCTGCTGGCGCTGGTGGGCGCGCTGCTGGCTTGTCTCCTGGTGCTCACGGCCGACCCGCCACCGACTCCGGTGCCCGCTGAGCGCGGACGGCGCGCGCTGCGTAGCCTGGCGGGCTCCTCTGCGGCGGCTCCGGGTCCAGGGTCCAGGGCGGCCGTGGATCCCGGAGTCCTCGCCCGCGAGGTTCATAGCCTCTCCGAGTACTTTAGTCTACTCACCCGCGCGCGCAGAGACGCCGATCCACCGCCCGGGGTCGCTTCTCGCCAGGGCGACCGCTCTCCGCGTCCTCCCGCCGAGGTTCTGTCCCCTCGCGACGTCTTCATCGCCGTCAAGACCACCAGAAAGTTTCACCGCGCGCGGCTCGACCTGCTGTTTGAGACCTGGATCTCGCGCCACAAGGAGATG ACGTTCATCTTCACAGACGGGGAGGATGAAGCTCTGACCAAGCTCACAG GCAATGTGGTGCTCACCAACTGCTCTGCGGCCCACAGCCGCCAGGCTCTGTCCTGCAAGATGGCTGTGGAGTACGACCGTTTCATTGAGTCGGGGAAGAA GTGGTTCTGCCATGTGGATGACGACAACTACGTCAACCTCCGAGCGCTGTCGCGGCTGCTGGCCAGCTATCCCCACACCCAAGACGTGTACATCGGCAAGCCCAGCCTGGACAGGCCCATCCAGGCCACGGAACGGATCAGCGAGCACAAAGTG AGACCTGTCCACTTTTGGTTTGCCACCGGAGGAgctggcttctgcatcagccgAGCGCTGGCCCTAAAGATGGGCCCATGGGCCAG TGGGGGACACTTCATGAGCACAGCAGAGCGCATCCGGCTCCCCGATGACTGCACCATTGGCTACATTGTAGAGGCTCTGCTGGGGGTGCCCCTTATCCAGAGCGGCCTCTTCCACTCCCACCTGGAGAACCTGCAGCAGGTGCCCACCACCCAGCTCCATGAGCAG GTCACCCTGAGCTACGGCATGTTTGAGAACAAGCGGAACGCCGTGCACCTCAAGGGACCGTTCTCAGTGGAAGCTGACCCATCCAG GTTCCGCTCTATCCACTGCCACCTGTATCCGGACACACCCTGGTGTCCCCGCACAGCCATCTTCTAG